A genomic segment from Zygotorulaspora mrakii chromosome 1, complete sequence encodes:
- the LYP1 gene encoding lysine permease (similar to Saccharomyces cerevisiae LYP1 (YNL268W); ancestral locus Anc_1.84) — translation MATDEEIYRIKSMQDEKKSLGEKVSSKEEKFATVALSRSSAINSQNTDIEEAGGEDVDPEEGHYRDTKVKRALKQRHLGMIALGGTIGTGLFVGIATPLHNAGPVGTLIAYLFMGTVVYFVTQSLGEMATFIPVTSSITVFSRNFLSPAFGVANGYMYWFNWAITFAVEISVVGQVIQYWTMSVPLGAWIAIFWVFVSLLNFFPVKVYGEIEFWVAFVKVVAIVGYLIYALVIVCGGSSEGPIGFRYWRNPGPWGPGIITSKTGEGRFLGWVSSLINAAFTYQGTELVGITAGEADNPRKSVPKAINNVVLRIALFYILSIFFVGLLVPYNDPRLSDSSAIIAASPFVISIENAGTRALPDIFNAVVMITIISAANSNVYVGSRVLYALAQSGNAPKQFSYVTKQGVPYLGVIATMLLGLLAFLVVNNNANTAFNWLINISTLAGLCAWLFISFAHIRFMQALKYRGISRDDLPFKAKFMPWGAYYAAFFVTIIIFIQGFTAFSPHFDVSEFFTAYISLILLVVLFLGCQLYYRCRFIWKVEDIDIDSDRREVEAIVWEDEEPKKFWQKLWAVIG, via the coding sequence ATGGCAACGGATGAAGAGATCTATAGGATCAAGTCGATGCAAGATGAGAAAAAGTCGTTGGGCGAAAAAGTGTCAAGTAAGGAGGAAAAATTTGCGACAGTAGCGCTGAGCAGGTCTTCCGCAATCAACAGCCAGAACACGGACATAGAGGAGGCCGGTGGTGAGGACGTGGATCCCGAGGAAGGGCATTACAGGGACACCAAAGTCAAGAGGGCATTGAAGCAGAGACACCTTGGAATGATTGCTCTTGGGGGCACTATTGGAACTGGTCTTTTTGTCGGTATAGCGACGCCTCTGCACAACGCGGGACCCGTGGGGACCTTGATTGCGTATCTGTTCATGGGTACGGTGGTGTATTTCGTCACGCAGTCGCTGGGGGAAATGGCAACGTTCATACCGGTGACGTCGTCGATCACGGTATTTTCCCGGAACTTTCTCTCGCCAGCCTTCGGTGTGGCCAACGGCTACATGTATTGGTTTAACTGGGCGATCACGTTTGCCGTTGAAATATCGGTTGTGGGACAAGTTATCCAGTATTGGACCATGAGCGTACCTTTGGGAGCATGGATTGCAATCTTTTGGGTCTTTGTTTCGCTTTTAAACTTTTTCCCAGTTAAAGTTTACggtgaaattgaattttggGTTGCGTTTGTTAAAGTTGTGGCCATTGTTGGTTATTTGATATATGCGTTGGTCATTGTCTGCGGTGGCTCTAGTGAGGGTCCGATCGGGTTCCGCTATTGGAGGAATCCTGGACCTTGGGGGCCCGGCATTATTACCTCGAAAACGGGCGAAGGGAGATTTTTAGGTTGGGTTTCTTCCTTAATTAATGCTGCATTCACCTATCAAGGAACAGAGTTGGTTGGTATCACGGCTGGTGAGGCTGACAATCCAAGAAAATCTGTTCCAAAGGCTATCAACAATGTCGTACTCAGAATTGCTTTGTTCTACATTTTGTCGATTTTCTTTGTAGGTCTACTGGTACCTTACAATGATCCAAGGTTGTCCGATTCCTCTGCTATAATTGCAGCATCGCCTTTTGTTATCTCCATTGAAAATGCCGGTACAAGAGCTCTACCCGATATTTTTAATGCAGTGGTTATGATCACGATCATTTCAGCAGCAAACTCAAACGTTTATGTCGGATCTCGTGTGTTATATGCTTTGGCACAAAGTGGCAATGCTCCAAAACAGTTTTCTTATGTCACAAAACAGGGTGTTCCCTATTTGGGCGTAATTGCAACTATGCTTCTCGGTCTACTTGCATTTTTAGTTGTCAACAACAATGCCAACACAGCGTTCAATTGGCTAATAAATATCTCCACTCTGGCTGGTTTATGTGCATGGCTATTTATATCGTTTGCGCATATAAGGTTCATGCAAGCACTAAAGTATCGCGGTATATCCCGTGACGATTTGCCTTTTAAAGCTAAATTTATGCCTTGGGGTGCATATTATGCTGCTTTCTTTGTTACAATAATTATTTTTATCCAGGGTTTCACTGCATTTTCACCTCATTTCGATGTATCAGAGTTTTTTACAGCCTACATTTCATTGATCCTCCTGGTAGTCCTTTTCTTGGGTTGCCAATTGTACTATAGATGCAGATTTATTTGGAAGgttgaagatattgacATCGATAGCGATAGACGAGAAGTTGAAGCCATTGTTTGGGAAGATGAAGAACCTAAAAAATTCTGGCAAAAACTCTGGGCTGTAATCGGCTAA